In Oryza brachyantha chromosome 2, ObraRS2, whole genome shotgun sequence, a single window of DNA contains:
- the LOC121053533 gene encoding programmed cell death 6-interacting protein-like, with protein MADDDDATAAQAAKDKEAADRLAAEAAARADAARRAEEDRLRAAALDEYEKTHEALWAQATAVVNVKALIPIVLDKATDTYTKWRGIFLTVLGKYALTRHALEDEAFPARPAWIQADCCVLTWIYGTVSSDLQQSLMMRQGPARNAWCYLEDEFLGQKESRALLLETQFRTFRQEALSITNYCRRLESMAASLADFGDPIGDTQMVLTLLRGLSGKFRHMVSILKMQKPFPTFSEARTHLLLEEMEIDARPPSPPAALVVAPSRPAAPGAAAAPRPGAPPPPRPAAPTGGQRNGRRRGRGGRGAPAAPNAGAQPGGQGSAYNGAGVHPSFMHPWAGSVRMWPYDPSGRPPPPQPAFHTAPHYGGYSAPPGAYGGTYAGPPPSYSMYHGGAAPPLFQAPSPSPAYQAAPWNPTHGGSWHQDSLAHSFNTMTLNPPTSEWYADSGAGSHMTSDAGFANQERDRQVQ; from the exons AtggcggacgacgacgacgccacaGCTGCCCAGGCCGCCAAGGACAAGGAGGCCGCCGATCGCCTCGCGGCCGAGGCCGCTGCCCGTGCTGATGCAGCACGCCGGGCTGAAGAAGACCGTCTTCGTGCTGCTGCTCTAGACGAGTATGAGAAAACGCATGAGGCTCTCTGGGCGCAGGCCACTGCCGTCGTCAACGTCAAGGCCCTCATCCCCATCGTCCTCGACAAGGCCACGGACACCTACACCAAGTGGCGCGGCATATTCCTCACCGTCCTCGGCAAGTATGCCCTCACCCGCCACGCCCTTGAGGATGAGGCGTTCCCCGCCCGCCCGGCATGGATCCAGGCGGACTGCTGTGTCCTCACGTGGATCTATGGCACCGTCTCCAGCGACTTGCAGCAGTCGTTGATGATGCGGCAAGGTCCTGCCCGCAATGCGTGGTGCTACCTCGAGGATGAATTTCTCGGGCAGAAGGAGTCCCGTGCCCTTCTCCTTGAGACACAGTTCCGTACCTTTCGTCAGGAGGCCCTGAGCATCACCAACTACTGCCGCCGCCTTGAGTCCATGGCTGCCTCCCTCGCCGACTTCGGCGACCCCATCGGTGATACACAAATGGTCCTCACGCTCCTCCGCGGCCTCAGTGGCAAGTTTCGCCACATGGTGTCCATCCTCAAGATGCAGAAGCCGTTCCCGACGTTCAGTGAAGCCCGTACACACCTCCTGTTGGAGGAGATGGAGATCGACGCTCGTCCTCCGTCCCCGCCagccgccctcgtcgtcgcacCGTCGCGTCCAGCGGCACCaggtgcagctgctgctccacGTCCGGGCGCACCCCCTCCTCCACGCCCCGCTGCACCGACTGGGGGCCAACGCAACGGACGCCGTCGTGGCCGCGGTGGACGTGGTGCTCCTGCTGCACCCAACGCTGGTGCACAACCTGGTGGACAGGGCAGCGCTTACAACGGTGCTGGTGTGCACCCATCGTTCATGCACCCTTGGGCTGGCAGCGTGCGCATGTGGCCGTACGATCCGTCaggacgtcctccgccgccgcaacctGCATTCCACACAGCCCCGCACTATGGTGGGTACAGTGCTCCTCCCGGTGCCTATGGTGGCACATACGCTGGCCCGCCACCCTCGTACAGCATGTACCACGGGGGAGCTGCACCGCCGCTCTTCCAGGCGCCCTCGCCCTCACCAGCTTACCAGGCAGCGCCCTGGAACCCCACTCACGGCGGCTCTTGGCACCAGGACTCCCTGGCGCACTCCTTCAACACCATGACGCTGAACCCGCCAACCTCTGAGTGGTACGCTGATTCAGGTGCTGGTTCGCATATGACCTCGGACGCTG GATTTGCAAACCAGGAACGTGATCGCCAGGTGCAATAG